The DNA window TTAATAAAACAAAAAGCCAGAAATCATAATTTAGATAAAATTACAATTTCACCAACAATACTCAAACACTATGACTCTCAAGCTCTCCCTCTAAAATTTATTCATTGATATTCCTCCTGATACGGCTCAGTGACGAAGGGGTAACGCCGAGATAAGAAGCCAGCATAGACTGTGGAACTCTGTTAGCCAATCCGGGATAATGATTTAGAAAGTGAATATATCTTGATTTTGCGTCCTGATTCAACATGATGCTCGCTACTTTAAGTTTATTTTCTGCTACAAAACCATGAATTCTGGCAAAGAGAACAGGCCAGATCGTGATTTTCTCTTCCAGTATTTTAAAGTGATTAAGATCTATTACCAGTAATACAGAATCAGTAATGGCCTCAATATCTTCGTGGGCTGGCAACTGCTCGGTAAAGCCCTGAAAGTCTCCTATAAATCTTCCTTCATAGATAAAATAACGGGTAAAATCATCTCCCTGCTTATTATAATACAAAGACCGGAAAACACCTTCTTTTACAAAAGCAATCCTCTGGCTCACCTTTCCTGCCTCAACAAAACTTTTTCCTTTCTTTATATTGATTTTCCGGATACCCTCTGCAATCAGAAGCTCATCCTGCTCATTCAAAGTACCGAATTTTTTGATGTAGTTAAAAAGTTCTTCCATATTATTTTTTTACCCATGAATCAGAAATATAAAGGTATAAAACTCGTTGATAAAAACAATTGTCATTTGGCAACAAAGGTTTTTAAAGATACCACAAAAGGTTTGCACGGCATATTAATTGCTTGATTTTTAAAAACGTAAGACAATGAAAGCAATTTGGAACGGCGCCATTGGCTTCGGCTTAGTAAACATTCCCGTTAAGATTTATTCCGCTACAGAAACAAGTAAACTGGATCTTGATATGCTTGATAAATCTGATTTTTCTAATATCAAATTTAAAAGAGTCAATGAAAGTACGGGAAAGGAAGTAAAATGGGAAAATATAGTCAAGGGTTATCTCATGGACGACCGATATATCGTTCTGGATGAAGACGATTATGCAGCAGCAAGTCCCGAAAAGACAAAAATTTTATCCATTAACCAGTTTGTAAAAGAAGTTGAAGTAGACAGTGTTTATTTTGAAACCCCTTATTATCTCGAGCCCCAGAAAAACGGTGAAAATGCCTACAGACTTTTACTTAAAGCTCTTGAAGAAACAAAAATGGTTGGTATCGGAACTTTCGTTCTTCGTGAAAGTGAAACGATTGGAATGATCCGTCCCTACAATGATGATATATTGGTTCTGAACCGTTTGAGGTTTGATCAGGAAATAAGAGAATATGCAGATTTAAAAATACCTGCCAAAAAATCTCCTAAACCGGCAGAGCTTAAGATGGCAGTAAGCCTCATCAAGCAGCTTTCCCAGGATTTTGATCCGACGATGTATAAAGACACCTATTCTGATGAATTGATGAAAATCATTAAACAGAAAGCAAAAGGTAAAAATATAAAAGCCAAAAAAGCCGAACCTGCAAAAGAGGGTAAGGTGATTGACCTTATGGCTCAGTTAAAGGCTAGTTTAAGCAATACCAAATCTAAATCCGCATCATAATGGCTCTGAAAGATTATCAGGAAAAACGGAAGTTCGATGAAACTACCGAACCGAAAGGAAAAGCCAAAAAGAGCAAAAACAAATTGATTTTTGTTATTCAGCGACATGCGGCAAGCCGGCTTCACTACGATTTCAGGTTGGAAATGGAAGGAGTGCTGAAAAGTTGGGCTGTTCCGAAAGGACCGTCTTTAGATCCGCAAGATAAGCGCCTCGCCATGATGGTGGAAGATCATCCTTATGATTACAAAGATTTCGAAGGAAATATCCCGGAAGGAAACTATGGAGCGGGACAGGTAGAAGTATGGGACAGCGGCACTTATGAACCCTTAGATGAAAATTCTAAACTTTCTGATGAAAAGGAATTATTAAAGGAACTTCATGCCGGTTCATTAAAATTTGTTTTACACGGTAAAAAACTGAAAGGTGAATTTGCTTTGGTTAAAATGAAAAACGGCGAAAACAACGCCTGGCTGCTTATTAAGCATAAAGATGATTTTGCAGAAAGTCCTTATGATGCTGAAGAAAATACATCTCCAAAATCTTTGGTAACGAAATTTTTAGAGGAAAAAAAAAGCCTAAAAATAAGCCCCAAAAAGAAATCATAACGTCTGAAAAAAGATTCAGAAATTTCAACTCGTTAAACAACGAAAAAAAATTAAAAACATTTATCAA is part of the Chryseobacterium lactis genome and encodes:
- a CDS encoding Crp/Fnr family transcriptional regulator, whose product is MEELFNYIKKFGTLNEQDELLIAEGIRKINIKKGKSFVEAGKVSQRIAFVKEGVFRSLYYNKQGDDFTRYFIYEGRFIGDFQGFTEQLPAHEDIEAITDSVLLVIDLNHFKILEEKITIWPVLFARIHGFVAENKLKVASIMLNQDAKSRYIHFLNHYPGLANRVPQSMLASYLGVTPSSLSRIRRNINE
- the ku gene encoding non-homologous end joining protein Ku, which translates into the protein MKAIWNGAIGFGLVNIPVKIYSATETSKLDLDMLDKSDFSNIKFKRVNESTGKEVKWENIVKGYLMDDRYIVLDEDDYAAASPEKTKILSINQFVKEVEVDSVYFETPYYLEPQKNGENAYRLLLKALEETKMVGIGTFVLRESETIGMIRPYNDDILVLNRLRFDQEIREYADLKIPAKKSPKPAELKMAVSLIKQLSQDFDPTMYKDTYSDELMKIIKQKAKGKNIKAKKAEPAKEGKVIDLMAQLKASLSNTKSKSAS
- a CDS encoding DNA polymerase ligase N-terminal domain-containing protein, which encodes MALKDYQEKRKFDETTEPKGKAKKSKNKLIFVIQRHAASRLHYDFRLEMEGVLKSWAVPKGPSLDPQDKRLAMMVEDHPYDYKDFEGNIPEGNYGAGQVEVWDSGTYEPLDENSKLSDEKELLKELHAGSLKFVLHGKKLKGEFALVKMKNGENNAWLLIKHKDDFAESPYDAEENTSPKSLVTKFLEEKKSLKISPKKKS